A stretch of Mycobacterium sp. ITM-2016-00316 DNA encodes these proteins:
- a CDS encoding fumarylacetoacetate hydrolase family protein, producing MRLGRIASPDGVAFVVIEGDSNSDAVCREIAEQYLSRNPTFTGRSWPLADVRLLAPILASKVVCMGKNYAAHALEMGGEAPEDPVIFLKPNTAIIGPNVAIQLPADAHPVHHEGELVAVIERPCKDVPAAKAADYILGYTIANDVSARDQQQQDGQWMRAKGHDTFCPVGPWIETAVDPSELDLRTEVIHPAEDGSVGEIEVRQNSNTAMLLHDVGAIIEWVSAVMTLLPGDLILTGTPEGVGPIEDGDIVSITIEGIGTLSNPVVRKGK from the coding sequence ATGCGCCTCGGTCGAATTGCCAGTCCCGACGGGGTCGCCTTTGTGGTCATCGAAGGCGACTCCAACTCCGATGCGGTGTGCCGCGAGATCGCCGAGCAGTACCTGTCGCGAAATCCCACCTTCACCGGCCGCAGCTGGCCGCTGGCCGATGTGCGGCTGCTGGCCCCGATCCTGGCCAGCAAGGTGGTCTGCATGGGCAAGAACTACGCCGCCCACGCCCTCGAGATGGGCGGCGAGGCGCCCGAGGATCCGGTGATCTTCCTCAAGCCCAACACCGCGATCATCGGGCCCAACGTCGCCATCCAGCTTCCCGCCGATGCCCACCCCGTCCACCACGAAGGTGAGCTGGTGGCCGTCATCGAGCGGCCCTGCAAGGACGTGCCCGCCGCGAAGGCCGCCGACTACATCCTCGGCTACACCATCGCCAACGACGTGTCCGCGCGCGACCAGCAGCAGCAGGACGGCCAGTGGATGCGGGCCAAGGGCCATGACACCTTCTGCCCGGTCGGACCGTGGATCGAGACCGCCGTCGATCCCTCCGAGCTGGACCTGCGCACCGAGGTGATCCATCCGGCCGAGGACGGTTCGGTCGGCGAGATCGAAGTCCGGCAGAACAGCAACACCGCGATGCTGTTGCACGATGTCGGCGCCATCATCGAATGGGTGTCGGCGGTCATGACGCTGCTGCCCGGTGACCTGATCCTGACCGGCACCCCCGAGGGGGTCGGCCCGATCGAGGACGGCGACATCGTCAGCATCACCATCGAGGGCATCGGCACCCTGTCCAATCCTGTTGTGCGTAAAGGAAAATAG
- the gltX gene encoding glutamate--tRNA ligase, producing the protein MTVRVRFCPSPTGTPHVGLVRTALFNWAYARHTGGAFVFRIEDTDAARDSQKSYDAILDALRWLGLDWDEGPEIGGPYEPYRQSQRSDLYRDVIAKLLAAGEVYEAYSTPEEVEARHIAAGRNPKLGYDNYDRNLTDEQRAAFTAEGRKPVLRLRMPDEDLTWNDLVRGQTTFAAGVVPDFAVTRASGDPLYTLVNPVDDALMKITHVLRGEDLLPSTPRQIALYQALIRIGVTDSIPEFAHLPSVLGDGNKKLSKRDPQSNLFLHRDRGFIPEGLLNYLALLGWGIADDHDLFSLDEMVAAFDVVDVNSNPARFDQKKADAINAEHIRMLTPDEFSTRLRAYLDAHGHDTGLDDAGFAEAAALVQTRIVVLGDAWDLLKFFNDASYVLDEKSAAKELKAEAAVVLDAALAALEAAPQWTTASIEEALKTALLDGLELKPRKAFGPIRVAVTGATISPPLFESMELLGRDRSLARLRAARGGV; encoded by the coding sequence ATGACCGTTCGGGTACGTTTCTGCCCATCGCCGACGGGCACCCCGCACGTCGGGCTGGTCCGCACCGCGCTGTTCAACTGGGCCTACGCCCGGCACACCGGTGGCGCCTTCGTCTTCCGCATCGAGGACACCGATGCGGCCCGCGACAGCCAGAAAAGCTACGATGCGATCCTGGACGCCCTGCGGTGGCTCGGCCTGGACTGGGATGAGGGCCCCGAGATCGGGGGGCCGTACGAGCCCTACCGGCAGTCCCAGCGTTCCGATCTGTATCGCGATGTGATCGCCAAACTTCTGGCCGCAGGCGAGGTGTACGAGGCCTACTCCACGCCCGAAGAGGTCGAAGCCCGCCATATCGCCGCCGGCCGCAATCCCAAACTGGGCTACGACAACTACGACCGCAACCTCACCGACGAGCAGCGGGCGGCCTTCACCGCCGAGGGCCGTAAACCGGTGCTGCGGTTACGGATGCCCGATGAGGACCTGACCTGGAACGACCTGGTGCGCGGGCAGACCACCTTCGCCGCCGGCGTGGTGCCCGATTTCGCGGTCACCCGGGCCAGCGGAGATCCGCTGTACACCTTGGTCAATCCCGTCGACGACGCATTGATGAAGATCACCCACGTTCTGCGCGGCGAAGATCTGCTGCCGTCCACGCCGCGCCAGATCGCGCTGTACCAGGCGCTGATCCGGATCGGCGTCACCGACAGCATCCCCGAGTTCGCCCACTTGCCAAGTGTTCTCGGCGACGGCAACAAGAAGCTGTCCAAGCGCGACCCGCAGTCCAACCTGTTCCTGCACCGCGACCGCGGATTCATCCCCGAGGGCCTGCTGAACTATCTCGCGCTGCTGGGCTGGGGGATCGCCGACGATCATGACCTGTTCAGCCTCGATGAGATGGTGGCGGCGTTCGACGTCGTCGACGTCAACTCGAACCCGGCCCGGTTCGACCAGAAGAAGGCCGACGCCATCAACGCCGAGCACATCCGGATGTTGACGCCCGACGAATTCAGCACCCGGCTACGTGCCTACCTGGACGCGCACGGCCACGACACCGGCCTGGACGACGCCGGCTTCGCGGAGGCGGCGGCACTGGTGCAGACCCGCATCGTCGTGCTCGGCGATGCGTGGGATCTGTTGAAGTTCTTCAACGATGCCAGCTATGTGCTCGACGAGAAGTCGGCGGCCAAGGAACTGAAGGCCGAGGCCGCTGTGGTGCTCGACGCCGCGCTGGCAGCCCTGGAGGCTGCGCCGCAATGGACGACAGCCTCGATCGAGGAGGCGCTGAAGACGGCGCTGCTGGACGGCCTCGAGCTCAAACCGCGTAAGGCCTTCGGTCCGATCCGGGTCGCGGTGACCGGCGCGACGATCAGCCCGCCGCTGTTCGAGTCGATGGAGCTGCTGGGCCGTGACCGCAGCCTGGCCCGGTTGCGGGCCGCAAGGGGTGGGGTGTGA
- a CDS encoding DUF1501 domain-containing protein — protein sequence MPELNRRRFLIASAGAAGLAAAAGAAVTLPQLFERAQQQPLPADTGILVILTLYGGNDGLNTVIPYTDNAYYDARPDLAFAPEAVIDLDGVVGLNPALTGLETSWRNDNLAIIRGVGYPKQDRSHFRSMDIWQTASPDDPTASGWIGRWLDAGGDDPLRAVNIGTVLPPMAIGGKHTAAGLSATIPRLPPDMPGVLEAMSSPDPHDTPAMAAVRADFRAYRAIDDTFRTFTDSPLPTTAATDLGRQLADDLELVAQCVRAGVPTKVYMVSLGGFDTHANERGDQQKLLTALNDAITPFLKQMRNSAYGRHVVTMIYSEFGRRVAANATQGTDHGTSGPVLILGESVRGGFYGDAPSLTDLHDGDLKTTTDFRDVYHELLDQTLGADPEPSVGPGRRPIGFL from the coding sequence ATGCCGGAGCTCAATCGCCGCAGATTCCTGATCGCCAGTGCCGGGGCCGCAGGGCTCGCCGCGGCGGCCGGTGCGGCGGTCACACTGCCCCAGCTGTTCGAGCGCGCGCAACAACAACCCTTGCCGGCCGACACCGGAATCCTGGTGATCCTCACGCTCTATGGCGGCAATGACGGCCTCAACACCGTGATTCCCTACACCGACAACGCGTACTACGACGCGCGTCCCGATCTGGCGTTCGCACCGGAAGCGGTCATCGATCTGGACGGTGTTGTCGGGCTGAACCCGGCGCTGACCGGCCTGGAGACGTCGTGGCGCAATGACAACCTGGCCATCATCCGCGGCGTCGGCTACCCGAAACAGGACCGAAGTCATTTCCGTTCGATGGATATCTGGCAGACGGCCTCACCCGATGACCCGACGGCATCCGGCTGGATCGGGCGCTGGCTGGACGCAGGCGGCGACGATCCGTTGCGCGCGGTGAACATCGGCACGGTGTTGCCGCCGATGGCCATCGGCGGAAAGCACACCGCAGCCGGTCTTTCGGCCACCATCCCGAGGCTGCCGCCGGATATGCCCGGCGTACTGGAGGCGATGAGCTCACCCGACCCGCACGACACGCCCGCCATGGCGGCGGTCCGTGCCGACTTCCGGGCCTACCGCGCCATCGATGACACGTTCCGGACCTTCACCGACAGCCCGCTGCCCACGACGGCGGCCACCGATCTCGGCAGGCAACTCGCCGACGACCTCGAACTGGTGGCCCAGTGCGTGCGGGCCGGCGTTCCCACCAAGGTGTACATGGTGTCCCTCGGCGGATTCGACACCCACGCCAATGAGCGCGGCGACCAACAGAAACTGCTCACCGCACTCAACGACGCGATCACTCCGTTCCTCAAGCAGATGCGCAACAGCGCCTACGGCAGGCATGTGGTCACGATGATCTATTCGGAGTTCGGCCGGCGGGTGGCTGCCAACGCCACCCAGGGCACCGACCACGGCACCTCCGGTCCGGTGTTGATCCTCGGCGAGTCCGTGCGGGGCGGCTTCTACGGCGACGCACCGAGCCTCACCGATCTGCACGACGGCGACCTCAAGACCACCACCGACTTTCGAGACGTGTATCACGAACTTCTCGATCAGACGCTGGGAGCGGATCCGGAGCCCTCGGTCGGCCCGGGCCGGCGGCCGATCGGCTTCCTGTGA
- a CDS encoding DUF1800 domain-containing protein, whose product MLRRSGFGTTGREVDAVVNREWGSYLDEVLALDPAADPGAIATPMATYSTPALPASEATTAPFVSSMLAQMQDLSGWWIRRMVAVRQPIHEKLTFVWHNHFATSAEKVVAAEFMAAQNQTLRAHTLGDFRDLAYAMLTDSAMLRWLDGLGNTKEAPNENLSREFMELFALGHDNGYTETDVREGARALTGRFDTLGNGTLLLAEHHDSGVKTILGATGPFGDSDFCDIVLGHPASARFVSAKLWRLLAADTDPGEAAWGRLVTAYGPNRDLKALTKAIFLDPEFVAGAGTAVVTPVDWLIGMLRSLSVPLDGPNTLTACDVVLKVMGQRPFSPPDVDGWPQGRVWLSNTSAAARFWAADRFVPTGDLSTVADAAPSDRVDAAGYLLGIGAWSDTTAAALQPLADNPDRLVAAAVNTPEYLTV is encoded by the coding sequence ATGCTGCGGCGGTCCGGTTTCGGTACCACCGGGCGCGAGGTCGATGCGGTGGTGAATCGGGAGTGGGGGTCCTACCTCGACGAGGTGCTCGCACTGGACCCGGCCGCCGACCCCGGCGCCATCGCGACCCCGATGGCCACCTACTCGACCCCCGCGCTCCCCGCCAGCGAAGCCACCACCGCCCCCTTTGTGAGCAGCATGCTGGCACAGATGCAGGACCTGTCGGGATGGTGGATACGCCGGATGGTCGCCGTGCGCCAACCGATCCACGAGAAGCTGACCTTTGTCTGGCACAACCATTTCGCCACCTCGGCGGAAAAAGTGGTGGCCGCGGAATTCATGGCGGCGCAGAACCAGACCCTGCGCGCGCATACTCTCGGTGACTTTCGCGACCTCGCCTACGCCATGCTCACCGACTCCGCGATGCTGCGCTGGCTGGACGGTTTGGGCAATACCAAGGAGGCGCCCAACGAGAACCTGTCCCGGGAGTTCATGGAACTTTTCGCCCTCGGTCACGACAATGGCTACACCGAAACCGATGTCCGCGAGGGCGCGCGGGCACTCACCGGCCGCTTCGACACGTTGGGCAACGGAACCTTGCTGCTGGCAGAGCATCACGACAGCGGTGTCAAGACGATCCTCGGGGCGACAGGCCCGTTCGGGGACAGCGACTTCTGTGACATCGTGCTCGGCCATCCCGCCTCGGCGCGCTTCGTCAGTGCGAAGCTGTGGCGTCTGTTGGCCGCGGATACGGATCCGGGCGAGGCCGCTTGGGGCCGCTTGGTCACCGCCTACGGCCCGAACCGGGATCTGAAAGCCTTGACCAAGGCCATCTTTCTCGATCCCGAATTCGTCGCCGGTGCCGGCACCGCGGTCGTCACCCCGGTGGATTGGCTGATCGGAATGCTGCGCTCGCTGTCGGTGCCACTGGACGGCCCGAACACACTGACCGCCTGCGATGTCGTGCTCAAGGTGATGGGCCAGCGCCCCTTCTCACCGCCCGATGTCGACGGCTGGCCCCAGGGCCGGGTGTGGCTGTCCAATACGAGTGCGGCCGCGCGGTTCTGGGCGGCCGACCGGTTCGTCCCGACCGGTGACCTCTCGACGGTGGCCGACGCCGCCCCGAGTGACCGCGTCGATGCCGCGGGCTACCTGCTCGGGATCGGGGCCTGGTCCGACACCACCGCGGCAGCCCTGCAGCCCCTCGCCGACAATCCGGACCGGTTGGTCGCCGCCGCCGTCAACACGCCCGAATACCTGACGGTGTAG